From Priestia aryabhattai, one genomic window encodes:
- a CDS encoding site-specific integrase, giving the protein MNNNLLPLKQRSIVITNVPVELGVKRHFNHFERNTLNEKTVSQSFFDTPIDYFTELKSLTKGEAGYALKLAFFQRIQFNLSDAFQSPVSYVHYPIEQLDNFTKLDELFEKNYDSFDKINANVPKARANFKKRVTQTVFKLWLCGYGLLQGYTLRTISDTEIEYLMTRNKKVARFVAMILKDEPLSHITLVPNTQDRITILESEKAKWDILTKENACEIAQHLYHFTFEILKGKAEGGYLLTFHLEDGTTQRQALSSIRWGTFRAYSSALRKFATLMIQNGYILSMEQALSGGIIDTLSSEPFQTLPKNDKGNIKTSLRIWLECYSNINSLKININRIIPISVSNKERTYGKLLNFGSVHALISTLLEDQSDTFDENKLFHLRARRACLIQLVTGKRLAEVLLLKKNCLPRDAEGNVFIHFHKTKNGEPHTLPATKDLVQWVQQLQTMAPSSKIKISSEEYYYGDDETDYRLFANIYDDGPLLVSSINNFLRHVQEKLWSNVSASRYYTSHDLRRMNAVYMKIKGKSTEDIQEQLGQLNIDSQLPYLETKPPEIQAYYKKIAEKGIWSHLVELPESQQPADGTPLEQTLKRAQKQSLTSEGKESTKLFLENIISKVEKQKGKLPNNTGKQPLSTGFPIRTHNCLATEIVNCGHTELHCFSCQKYMPDSDKLEEHKAEILRYILLLSHNDDLAKKNKLEREVITYRSEDIKELLNETFQHLFKKFEIDAKATKNIEKQLYSKAKTYYRKYKKTKPTLTFLEALIFLKEGVING; this is encoded by the coding sequence ATGAACAATAATCTCCTCCCCCTGAAACAACGCTCTATAGTAATTACAAATGTACCTGTAGAGCTTGGTGTAAAAAGACATTTCAACCACTTTGAAAGAAATACGCTAAACGAGAAAACTGTGTCTCAATCGTTTTTTGATACACCAATTGACTATTTTACAGAACTAAAATCATTAACCAAAGGTGAGGCTGGTTACGCTCTAAAACTCGCGTTTTTCCAGCGTATACAGTTTAATTTAAGCGACGCTTTCCAGTCTCCTGTTAGCTACGTTCATTACCCAATTGAACAACTGGACAATTTTACAAAGCTCGATGAGCTTTTTGAAAAAAATTACGATTCCTTTGATAAAATAAATGCGAACGTTCCAAAGGCTAGAGCCAATTTTAAAAAACGAGTTACTCAAACTGTGTTCAAACTATGGCTATGCGGATATGGGCTGTTACAAGGTTATACGTTACGAACTATTAGCGACACTGAAATTGAATATTTAATGACAAGAAACAAGAAAGTGGCTAGATTTGTAGCGATGATTTTAAAAGACGAACCCCTTTCGCATATTACCCTTGTCCCTAACACCCAAGATAGAATTACTATCCTAGAATCTGAAAAAGCAAAATGGGATATCTTGACAAAAGAGAATGCATGTGAAATTGCTCAGCATCTTTACCATTTCACATTTGAAATTTTAAAAGGCAAGGCTGAAGGTGGCTACCTTTTAACTTTTCATCTTGAAGATGGCACAACGCAACGACAAGCTCTATCTTCCATCAGATGGGGAACGTTTCGAGCTTATTCCAGTGCTCTAAGAAAATTTGCGACGCTTATGATTCAAAACGGGTACATACTTTCAATGGAACAAGCCCTCTCGGGCGGCATCATAGACACCCTTTCATCAGAACCTTTCCAAACACTTCCTAAGAACGATAAAGGCAATATAAAAACTTCGTTGAGAATTTGGTTAGAATGTTACTCTAACATAAACAGTTTGAAAATAAATATCAACCGAATTATTCCCATAAGTGTTTCTAATAAAGAAAGAACATACGGTAAGTTACTTAATTTTGGTTCGGTTCACGCTCTTATCTCCACTCTCCTAGAAGACCAGTCTGATACGTTTGACGAAAATAAATTATTCCATTTAAGAGCTAGAAGAGCTTGTTTAATTCAGCTAGTAACTGGAAAACGTTTGGCAGAGGTCTTACTTTTAAAAAAGAATTGCCTACCGAGAGATGCGGAAGGCAACGTTTTTATACACTTCCATAAAACTAAAAACGGTGAACCGCATACCCTGCCTGCTACAAAAGATTTGGTTCAATGGGTCCAACAGCTTCAAACAATGGCACCAAGTTCAAAAATTAAAATATCAAGCGAAGAGTATTATTATGGTGATGATGAAACAGATTATCGCTTATTTGCGAATATTTATGATGATGGACCTCTTTTAGTATCAAGTATTAATAATTTTTTAAGACATGTTCAAGAGAAGTTATGGAGTAATGTCAGTGCCTCTAGATACTACACTAGTCACGACTTAAGAAGAATGAATGCTGTTTACATGAAAATAAAAGGAAAAAGCACCGAAGATATACAAGAACAACTAGGGCAACTAAACATTGACTCGCAGTTGCCCTATTTGGAAACCAAACCACCTGAGATACAGGCTTACTATAAGAAAATAGCTGAAAAAGGAATTTGGAGTCATTTAGTAGAACTCCCAGAATCTCAGCAACCTGCCGACGGAACTCCTTTGGAGCAAACATTGAAACGGGCACAAAAACAAAGCTTGACCTCAGAAGGAAAAGAAAGTACAAAACTGTTCTTAGAAAACATAATTAGTAAGGTGGAGAAACAAAAAGGGAAATTACCTAACAATACAGGAAAACAACCCTTATCGACAGGTTTCCCAATAAGAACCCATAATTGCTTGGCAACGGAGATTGTAAATTGTGGTCATACTGAACTTCATTGTTTTAGTTGCCAAAAGTATATGCCTGATAGCGATAAGCTCGAAGAGCACAAAGCTGAAATATTACGGTATATACTCCTCTTATCTCATAATGATGATTTAGCAAAAAAGAACAAGTTAGAACGAGAAGTTATTACCTATCGTTCAGAAGATATTAAAGAACTTTTAAATGAGACCTTCCAACACCTTTTTAAAAAATTTGAAATAGATGCGAAAGCAACAAAAAACATTGAAAAGCAACTATATTCCAAGGCTAAGACTTACTATCGTAAATACAAAAAAACCAAACCTACCCTCACGTTTCTAGAAGCCCTTATCTTTCTTAAGGAAGGAGTCATAAATGGCTAA
- a CDS encoding HU family DNA-binding protein, with the protein MNKTELINAVAEASELSKKDATKAVDAVFDTILEALKAEDKVQLIGFGNFEVRERAARKGRNPQTGEEIEIPASKVPAFKPGKALKDAVK; encoded by the coding sequence ATGAACAAGACAGAATTAATTAATGCTGTTGCAGAAGCAAGTGAGCTTTCAAAAAAGGATGCTACAAAAGCAGTTGATGCTGTTTTCGATACAATTTTAGAAGCTTTAAAAGCTGAGGACAAAGTTCAACTTATCGGTTTTGGTAACTTCGAAGTACGTGAACGTGCTGCTCGTAAAGGACGCAATCCACAAACTGGCGAAGAAATCGAAATTCCTGCTAGCAAAGTTCCTGCATTCAAACCAGGTAAAGCATTGAAAGACGCGGTCAAATAA